The Shewanella algae DNA segment TTGCCCTTACGCATATGTTCTGTCATCCGCCGTGATACCACGTCACGGGAGGCCAGCTCTTTCTTCTCCGGCTCATAGTCGGGCATAAAGCGGTAGCCGTCTTTATCCCGCAGCAAGCCACCGTCTCCACGGCAACCCTCTGTGGTCAGAATGCCCACGGGCACTATGGCCGTGGGGTGGAACTGTACGGCTTCCATATTGCCAAGGGTCGCAACCCCGGTTTCCAGCGCCAGCGCCTGGCCTATGCCCTCACAGATCACCGCATTGGTGGACACCTCATAGATACGGCCATAGCCACCTGTGGCTATGGTGGTGGCCCGGGCGATATAGGCCCTGAGTTCACCGGTGATCAAACAGCGGGCAATGACCCCATGGCAGCGGCTGCCGTCGTGAATGAGTTTCAGCGCCTCGACCCGCTCATGCACCGGGATATCCATGGAGATCGCCTTATTGTCCACCGCATACAGCAGCGAGTGGCCGGTACCATCGGCGGTGTAACAGGTGCGCCATTTCTTGGTGCCGCCAAAGTCGCGGGCGTTGATCAGCCCGTGAGCCTCGGCGGCTTCTTCCAGAGTTACTTTTTCGGCATTGACCACTACTTGACGCGGCCCGGCAGTCACCCTGGTCCAGGGTACGCCCCAGTTGGCCAGCTCACGCACCGCCTTGGGAGCACAGTGGGCGAACATTCGTGCCACCTGCTGATCGCAGCCCCAGTCTGAGCCTTTGACCGTGTCCTGAAAATGCACATCTTCGCTGTCGCCCATGCCCTTGACGGTATTGCCGAGACTGGCCTGCATGCCGCCCTGGGCCGCGGCCGAGTGGGAACGCTTGGCAGGGATCAGCGACAGTACCAGGGTATCCAGGCCACGCTCTTTGGAAGCGATGGCTACCCGCAGACCCGCCAATCCGGCGCCGACAACCAACGAATCCGTATAGATGAGTTTCACGCACACTCCTTATGGGACGGCCCAATGCCGTTTGCCCTAAAGCTATCTGTTTGGGTTATCGATACTCAGCTCGCGTGGGGCCAAAAAGCCAGCAAGGACGCCAGACCTACGGCGACAAACGCCACACTGAGTATGGTTTTAATTTTTCTAAGGCGCGCCCGGCTGTTGAGATCCCGCGCCGCGCCCCATTTCAATGCCACCCGGTACAGTCCTATGGCGGCATGTAACTCCACTGTCAGCAGCAGTGGCAGGTACAAGGCCCAGGCATACTGGTTCCAAATCCTGTCGGCCGAGCCCTGTGGCCCTATGGTTTCCGGGGCCGAACCCACCAACCAAAGATGCACAGGAAGCAACAGCAAAATCACCACTCCGGTAGCAGCCTGCCACACCCACAAGCGGGTATCGCCATGATCAATTTGCACTAGTTGCTGTTTCAGAGCCTTTTGCTGCCTGAGCGACAGAGGCAACTTGTGCAAGGCCACCAACACATGCAACAACGCCAACCCGGCAACGGCTATGGCTATCAGGCTCACCACCCAGGGATAGCCGTGGCCATCGTCACTGAGAAAACTCAGCTCCATGTTGCGGGCCACCCATTCCATTGCCGGCGCCCCCAGCAATATTGAAGACACCAGCAACAGGTGAGTCCACAAAAACAGCGCCAACAACACGCCTGAAGCACTCTGCCCCAGATCCAACCAGCCGCCCCAGCGCTCACTCAGTCGTATCATGCGTATTCTCCCTGTCATCCAATGGCTTAACCGCTTAAAGATAGTAAAACCAATGTGGATCACAAAGGGCGAACGAACCCTGAGGCAGATCAAACTTCTGCCGGTTAATTTACCTTTAACTGATATTGAGTTAACCGGGAACGAACGGCTGCAGCGGCAGGCTCAGCTCATTACCTAGCAGCATATAGGTCACCAAACTGCC contains these protein-coding regions:
- a CDS encoding fumarate reductase cytochrome b subunit, with translation MIRLSERWGGWLDLGQSASGVLLALFLWTHLLLVSSILLGAPAMEWVARNMELSFLSDDGHGYPWVVSLIAIAVAGLALLHVLVALHKLPLSLRQQKALKQQLVQIDHGDTRLWVWQAATGVVILLLLPVHLWLVGSAPETIGPQGSADRIWNQYAWALYLPLLLTVELHAAIGLYRVALKWGAARDLNSRARLRKIKTILSVAFVAVGLASLLAFWPHAS